The sequence TCGGCAAGCCGACCGAGCTGCAACTGGCGCTGCCGATTCTCGCCTTCAACTTCACCAAATATCCGAACGCCGCAAAGGCTTTCGTCGCTTTCATGCTGGAGAAGGAGAACTACGAGAAGTGGCTGTCCGGCGCGCAAGGCTATCTGACGCAGACCTTGAACGCCTATGAGTCCGCCCCGATCTGGAAGGCCGATCCCAAGAACGAGGTGTTCTCGCAGGCCTCCAAGCGCACGCTGCCGGCGGCCGGCATCGGCACGGTCGGCGAAAAGGCGGCGACCGCAATCGCCGACTTCATCGTCGTCGACATGTTCGCCAATTACTGCACCGGCGCCAAGGATGCGAAGGGCGCGATGGCTGAAGCCGAGCGCCAGCTGAAGCGCATCTATCGCTGATAATCACGGGGCGGGCGGCCATCCGGCCGCCCGCTCGTCAACATTTTCGATCAGGGATATCGGGCATGGCTGATGTCGCAATTTCCCGGGCCAAGCCTCAGATGAGCGAGGCGAGCGCCTGGACCCAGCTCAAACACAATCGCAACTGGCTCGGCTTCTGGTTCATGGTGCCGGCCATGGCGTTCCTGATCTTCTTCCTGGCCTATCCGCTCGGGCTCGGCATCTGGCTGTCCTTCACCGACACCCGCATCGGCAGGGTGGGGCAGTTCGTCGCCACCGAGAACTACGAATGGCTCTGGGACGATTCAATCTTCTGGCTGTCGGTGTTCAACACGCTGCTCTATACCTTCGTCGCTAGCGCCCTCAAATTCGCGATCGGGCTCTATCTCGCGCTGCTGCTCAACGAGCACATGCCGTTCAAGGCGATGCTGCGCGCGATGGTGCTCATCCCGTTCATCGTTCCGACGGTGCTCTCGGCACTGGCCTTCTGGTGGATTTTCGATTCGCAATTCTCGATCATCTCCTGGTCGCTGAAGCATCTCGGGATCATCAACCAGAACATCAACTTCCTCGGTGACACCACCTGGGCGCGGATTTGCGTGATCTTCGCCAATATCTGGCGCGGTGTGCCGTTCGTGGCGATCACGCTGCTCGCAGGCCTGCAGACTGTCTCGCCGTCGCTCTATGAAGCGGCAACGCTCGACGGCGCCACGCGGTGGCAGAATTTCCGCTTCATCACCTATCCGCTGCTGACGCCGATCATCGCCGTCGTGATGACCTTCTCCGTGCTCTTCACATTCACGGACTTCCAGCTGATCTGGGCGATGACGCGCGGCGGCCCGGTCAACGCCACCCACCTGATGGCGACGCTGTCCTACCAGCGCGCGATCATCGCCGGGCAGCTCGGCGAGGGCGCCGCGATCTCCAGCGCCATGATTCCGTTCCTGCTCGCTGCGATCATGGTGTCCTGGTTCGGCCTGCAGCGCCGCAAGTGGCAACAGGGAGAGAGCAATGACTGATCTTCCTGCCGCGAAAGTGGATCTCAAGTCCGTGATATCGTCGCCGGCGCGCGTCGATAACAGCGAGGGCATGAGCTATTTGCAGTCCGTGCCGCGCCGGCTCGTGACGCTCTATCTGCCGCTCGCGATCATCGTCGTCGTGCTGCTGTTCCCGTTCTATTGGATGGCGTTGACGTCGGTGAAGCCGGACGAGCAGCTGCTCGATCTCGACAAGTACAATCCGTTCTGGACCTGGAATCCGACGTTCAAGCACTTCCACAAGCTGCTGTTCGAGAGCTACTATCCGTACTGGCTCTGGAACACGATGTACGTGGCGATCTGCGCTACGGTGCTGTCGATCGTGGCCTCGGTGTTCGCGGCCTACGCCATCGTGCGGTTGCGTTACAAG comes from Bradyrhizobium sp. CCGE-LA001 and encodes:
- a CDS encoding carbohydrate ABC transporter permease, which encodes MSEASAWTQLKHNRNWLGFWFMVPAMAFLIFFLAYPLGLGIWLSFTDTRIGRVGQFVATENYEWLWDDSIFWLSVFNTLLYTFVASALKFAIGLYLALLLNEHMPFKAMLRAMVLIPFIVPTVLSALAFWWIFDSQFSIISWSLKHLGIINQNINFLGDTTWARICVIFANIWRGVPFVAITLLAGLQTVSPSLYEAATLDGATRWQNFRFITYPLLTPIIAVVMTFSVLFTFTDFQLIWAMTRGGPVNATHLMATLSYQRAIIAGQLGEGAAISSAMIPFLLAAIMVSWFGLQRRKWQQGESND